A genome region from Anopheles stephensi strain Indian chromosome 2, UCI_ANSTEP_V1.0, whole genome shotgun sequence includes the following:
- the LOC118505565 gene encoding beta-galactosidase-like, translating into MTTNIVCIVLSCLVMLVAVPRSVDTRLFTIDYDNNTFVMDGVPFQYVAGSFHYFRALPESWASILRSMRAAGLNAITTYVEWSLHNPKEGVYNWQGMADIEHFIELADKKGLYVILRPGPYICAERDMGGFPSWLLHKYPDILLRTNDIRYLREVRTWYAQLLSRLQRFLVGQGGPIILVQVENEYGSFYACDHKYLSWLRDETERYVMGNAVLFTNNGPGLEGCGAIEHVLSSLDFGPGTEDEINGFWNTLRKTQPKGPLVNAEYYPGWLTHWQEAHMARTDTKAVVDSLDFMLRNKVNVNVYMFYGGTNYGFTAGANSQGAGRYVADITSYDYDAPLDESGDPTPKYFALRDTILKYFPKPDLPVPVAARKIQPPSLTMTRLGSLLEPDLLNRLSTQTVTNSLPMSFESLNQISGLVLYEALIPDDIKTDPRKLIVEGVHDRGYVFVGDRFVGVLSRENQINTLPLALDAGQTLRIAIENQGRINFGIANDSKGIVGRVYVNTRQLFNWTMHSLPLSDFKPIVRAVRCHRKLRRHYGNNGVGVKATPMSVYYSIFDIEDELADTYLDPTGWGKGVVFINGFNVGRYWPTVGPQVTLYVSKHLLTPKNNYLSIIEYQKEFESIPPLKFSKTPIFN; encoded by the exons ATGACGACCAACATTGTGTGCATTGTGCTTTCCTGTTTGGTGATGTTGGTTGCAGTGCCGCGCTCGGTCGATACG CGCCTGTTCACCATCGACTACGACAACAACACCTTCGTGATGGATGGTGTACCCTTCCAGTACGTGGCCGGTTCGTTCCACTACTTCCGCGCGCTGCCCGAAAGCTGGGCATCCATCTTGCGGTCGATGCGCGCCGCCGGTCTGAATGCAATTACGAC GTACGTCGAATGGTCCCTACACAACCCAAAGGAAGGCGTATACAACTGGCAAGGGATGGCCGACATTGAGCATTTTATCGAGCTGGCTGATAAAAAAGGACTGTACGTTATTCTGCGCCCGGGCCCGTACATTTGCGCCGAGCGGGATATGGGCGGGTTCCCATCGTGGTTGCTACACAAATATCCCGACATACTGCTGCGAACGAACGATATCA GGTATCTGCGGGAGGTACGAACCTGGTACGCTCAGCTGCTGTCCCGTCTGCAACGATTCCTCGTCGGTCAGGGTGGTCCGATCATCCTGGTGCAGGTTGAGAACGAGTACGGATCGTTCTATGCGTGCGATCACAAGTACCTGAGCTGGTTGCGTGacgagacgg AGCGGTACGTGATGGGCAATGCGGTACTCTTCACCAACAATGGACCAGGGCTGGAGGGATGCGGTGCAATAGAGCACGTACTAAGCTCGCTTGACTTCGGACCGGGAACAG AGGACGAAATTAACGGATTCTGGAACACGCTGAGAAAAACCCAGCCCAAAGGACCGCTGGTCAATGCGGAGTACTATCCGGGCTGGTTAACGCACTGGCAGGAAGCGCATATGGCCCGCACCGACACCAAAGCGGTCGTGGACAGCCTCGACTTTATGTTGCGCAACAAGGTCAATGTGAACGTGTACATGTTTTACGGCGGCACGAACTATGGGTTTACGGCGGGCGCCAACAGCCAGGGTGCTGGTAGATACGTTGCGGACATCACCTCGTACGATTATGACGCTCCGCTCGATGAGTCCGGTGATCCGACGCCAAAGTATTTCGCTCTTCGCGATACCATCCTGAAGTACTTCCCTAAGCCCGATTTGCCCGTTCCAGTAGCGG CACGCAAAATCCAGCCTCCATCCTTGACCATGACCCGGCTAGGAAGCCTACTTGAGCCCGACCTGCTGAACCGCCTGTCCACACAAACTGTCACCAACAGTCTGCCCATGTCGTTCGAGTCGTTAAACCAAATCTCCGGCTTGGTGCTGTACGAAGCGCTCATACCGGACGACATCAAGACGGACCCACGCAAACTCATCGTCGAGGGTGTGCACGATCGGGGGTACGTGTTCGTTGGCGACCGGTTCGTGGGGGTTCTGTCGCGcgaaaaccaaatcaacacacTGCCGCTCGCCCTGGATGCCGGCCAAACGTTGCGCATCGCGATCGAGAACCAGGGACGCATCAACTTTGGCATCGCGAACGACTCCAAAGGCATCGTGGGGAGGGTGTACGTTAACACGCGGCAACTTTTTAACTGGACCATGCACAGTCTACCGCTGAGCGATTTTAAGCCAATCGTGCGTGCCGTACGGTGCCACCGGAAGTTGCGGAGACATTATGGGAATAATGGCGTCGGGGTGAAGGCGACTCCAATGTCCGTGTACTACTCGATTTTCGACATTGAAGACGAACTCGCGGACACTTACCTCGATCCGACCGGGTGGGGCAAGGGGGTGGTGTTTATCAACGGGTTCAACGTCGGACGCTATTGGCCGACGGTCGGTCCGCAGGTGACACTGTACGTTTCGAAACATTTACTTACACCCAAAAACAACTACCTCTCCATTATCGAGTATCAGAAGGAGTTTGAGTCGATTCCGCCATTAAAATTCTCCAAAACGCCTATATTTAACTGA
- the LOC118505563 gene encoding beta-galactosidase-like isoform X4, whose translation MDGKDFRYVAGSFHYFRALPETWRTKLRTLRAGGLNAVDLYVQWSLHNPRDGVYNWEGIANVTDIIEAAIEEDLYVILRPGPYICAEIDNGGLPYWLFNKYPGIAVRTSDANYMEEVRKWYGELMSRMAPYMYGNGGPIIMVQIENEYGAFGKCDKPYLNFLKQETERYVQDRAVLFTVDRPYDDEIGCGQIDGVFITTDFGLMTDEEVDTHAAKVRSYQPKGPLVNTEFYTGWLTHWQESNQRRPAQPLAATLRKMLRDGWNVDFYMYFGGTNFGFWAGANDWGLGKYMADITSYDYDAPMDEAGDPTMKYTIFRDIIGEYLPLAVMPIPDPAPKMTLEAIPLTVVDSILSERGRSMLGVEASNKDGRLLTFEELNQNSGFVLYETTLPKLTRDPNRLTINGLHDRAQVYLDQFLAGTLARENAIDTLPITAGYGSELAILVENQGRINFDILDDYKGILGNVTIQTFAEPYTMELEQWKVTGFAFDDYSKVQQFIDTVSGGTGANNRGMAVHGPIVLKAVFDIPASEIQDTYINMDGWGKGFIFINGFNLGRYWPVVGPQVTTYLPKELLKPTGNTIVVVEQQKVPSDRMLHFSATAILDEA comes from the exons ATGGACGGTAAGGACTTCCGGTACGTAGCGGGCTCGTTCCACTACTTCCGTGCGTTACCCGAAACGTGGCGTACGAAGCTGCGCACGTTGCGTGCCGGTGGGTTGAATGCGGTCGATCTGTACGTACAGTGGTCGCTGCACAATCCCCGCGATGGAGTGTACAACTGGGAAGGCATCGCGAACGTGACCGACATTATTGAGGCTGCCATTGAGGAGGATCTGTACGTGATCCTCCGTCCAGGCCCATACATCTGTGCCGAAATCGATAAC GGTGGTCTACCGTACTGGCTGTTCAATAAGTACCCGGGCATTGCCGTGCGTACCAGCGACGCCAACTACATGGAGGAGGTTCGCAAGTGGTACGGCGAGCTGATGAGTCGTATGGCACCGTACATGTACGGCAACGGTGGACCGATCATTATGGTGCAGATCGAAAATGAATATGGTGCGTTCGGCAAGTGCGACAAGCCGTACCTCAACTTCCTGAAGCAGGAAACCGAACGTTACGTACAGGACAGAGCGGTGCTGTTCACGGTCGATCGTCCCTATGACGATGAGATCGGCTGTGGCCAGATTGACGGTGTGTTCATCACGACCGACTTTGGACTGATGACGGATGAGGAGGTCGACACACACGCAGCAAAGGTGCGCTCGTACCAACCGAAGGGACCGCTGGTCAACACCGAATTCTACACCGGCTGGCTTACGCACTGGCAGGAATCGAACCAGCGCCGTCCGGCACAGCCACTTGCCGCTACCCTGCGCAAGATGTTGCGCGATGGGTGGAACGTTGATTTCTACATGTACTTCGGTGGCACCAACTTTGGGTTCTGGGCTGGCGCTAACGATTGGGGGCTGGGCAAGTACATGGCGGATATTACCTCCTACGATTACGATGCGCCCATGGATGAAGCCGGAGATCCTACGATGAAGTACACCATCTTCCGGGATATAATTGGAGAG TACCTACCGCTAGCTGTCATGCCGATTCCGGATCCCGCACCCAAGATGACACTTGAAGCCATCCCGCTTACCGTGGTTGATTCGATCCTTTCCGAGCGTGGACGTTCGATGCTCGGCGTCGAGGCATCCAACAAGGATGGACGTCTGCTCACGTTCGAAGAGCTCAACCAGAACTCCGGTTTCGTGCTGTACGAAACGACTCTGCCGAAGCTGACACGTGATCCCAATAGGCTCACTATCAACGGCTTGCACGATAGGGCACAAGTTTATTTGGACCAG TTCCTCGCCGGTACGTTGGCTAGAGAGAACGCTATCGATACGCTTCCCATTACGGCTGGTTACGGTTCGGAGTTGGCTATTCTTGTTGAGAACCAGGGACGCATCAACTTCGACATCCTCGACGACTATAAG GGTATTCTGGGCAATGTCACCATTCAAACGTTTGCCGAACCGTACACGATGGAGCTGGAACAGTGGAAAGTCACCGGGTTTGCGTTCGATGATTACAGCAAGGTGCAACAATTCATCGATACCGTTTCCGGTGGTACCGGGGCGAACAATCGCGGAATGGCCGTACATGGACCGATCGTGTTGAAGGCTGTCTTTGACATTCCGGCTTCCGAAATCCAGGACACCTACATCAACATGGACGGGTGGGGCAAG GGCTTTATATTCATCAACGGCTTCAATCTGGGACGCTACTGGCCAGTTGTTGGACCGCAGGTTACGACTTACCTGCCGAAGGAGCTGCTCAAGCCAACCGGCAACACCATCGTGGTGGTCGAACAGCAAAAGGTGCCCTCCGATCGGATGCTGCACTTCTCCGCAACGGCAATCCTCGACGAAGCGTAA
- the LOC118505563 gene encoding beta-galactosidase-like isoform X3 produces MMWLRNCIVALVLCLAVVGLAKAERSFTIDYERDTFVMDGKDFRYVAGSFHYFRALPETWRTKLRTLRAGGLNAVDLYVQWSLHNPRDGVYNWEGIANVTDIIEAAIEEDLYVILRPGPYICAEIDNGGLPYWLFNKYPGIAVRTSDANYMEEVRKWYGELMSRMAPYMYGNGGPIIMVQIENEYGAFGKCDKPYLNFLKQETERYVQDRAVLFTVDRPYDDEIGCGQIDGVFITTDFGLMTDEEVDTHAAKVRSYQPKGPLVNTEFYTGWLTHWQESNQRRPAQPLAATLRKMLRDGWNVDFYMYFGGTNFGFWAGANDWGLGKYMADITSYDYDAPMDEAGDPTMKYTIFRDIIGEYLPLAVMPIPDPAPKMTLEAIPLTVVDSILSERGRSMLGVEASNKDGRLLTFEELNQNSGFVLYETTLPKLTRDPNRLTINGLHDRAQVYLDQFLAGTLARENAIDTLPITAGYGSELAILVENQGRINFDILDDYKGILGNVTIQTFAEPYTMELEQWKVTGFAFDDYSKVQQFIDTVSGGTGANNRGMAVHGPIVLKAVFDIPASEIQDTYINMDGWGKGFIFINGFNLGRYWPVVGPQVTTYLPKELLKPTGNTIVVVEQQKVPSDRMLHFSATAILDEA; encoded by the exons ATGATGTGGCTTCGAAACTGCATCGTAGCGTTAGTGCTGTGTTTGGCCGTTGTTGGTTTGGCCAAG GCTGAACGATCCTTCACGATCGACTATGAGCGGGACACGTTCGTGATGGACGGTAAGGACTTCCGGTACGTAGCGGGCTCGTTCCACTACTTCCGTGCGTTACCCGAAACGTGGCGTACGAAGCTGCGCACGTTGCGTGCCGGTGGGTTGAATGCGGTCGATCTGTACGTACAGTGGTCGCTGCACAATCCCCGCGATGGAGTGTACAACTGGGAAGGCATCGCGAACGTGACCGACATTATTGAGGCTGCCATTGAGGAGGATCTGTACGTGATCCTCCGTCCAGGCCCATACATCTGTGCCGAAATCGATAAC GGTGGTCTACCGTACTGGCTGTTCAATAAGTACCCGGGCATTGCCGTGCGTACCAGCGACGCCAACTACATGGAGGAGGTTCGCAAGTGGTACGGCGAGCTGATGAGTCGTATGGCACCGTACATGTACGGCAACGGTGGACCGATCATTATGGTGCAGATCGAAAATGAATATGGTGCGTTCGGCAAGTGCGACAAGCCGTACCTCAACTTCCTGAAGCAGGAAACCGAACGTTACGTACAGGACAGAGCGGTGCTGTTCACGGTCGATCGTCCCTATGACGATGAGATCGGCTGTGGCCAGATTGACGGTGTGTTCATCACGACCGACTTTGGACTGATGACGGATGAGGAGGTCGACACACACGCAGCAAAGGTGCGCTCGTACCAACCGAAGGGACCGCTGGTCAACACCGAATTCTACACCGGCTGGCTTACGCACTGGCAGGAATCGAACCAGCGCCGTCCGGCACAGCCACTTGCCGCTACCCTGCGCAAGATGTTGCGCGATGGGTGGAACGTTGATTTCTACATGTACTTCGGTGGCACCAACTTTGGGTTCTGGGCTGGCGCTAACGATTGGGGGCTGGGCAAGTACATGGCGGATATTACCTCCTACGATTACGATGCGCCCATGGATGAAGCCGGAGATCCTACGATGAAGTACACCATCTTCCGGGATATAATTGGAGAG TACCTACCGCTAGCTGTCATGCCGATTCCGGATCCCGCACCCAAGATGACACTTGAAGCCATCCCGCTTACCGTGGTTGATTCGATCCTTTCCGAGCGTGGACGTTCGATGCTCGGCGTCGAGGCATCCAACAAGGATGGACGTCTGCTCACGTTCGAAGAGCTCAACCAGAACTCCGGTTTCGTGCTGTACGAAACGACTCTGCCGAAGCTGACACGTGATCCCAATAGGCTCACTATCAACGGCTTGCACGATAGGGCACAAGTTTATTTGGACCAG TTCCTCGCCGGTACGTTGGCTAGAGAGAACGCTATCGATACGCTTCCCATTACGGCTGGTTACGGTTCGGAGTTGGCTATTCTTGTTGAGAACCAGGGACGCATCAACTTCGACATCCTCGACGACTATAAG GGTATTCTGGGCAATGTCACCATTCAAACGTTTGCCGAACCGTACACGATGGAGCTGGAACAGTGGAAAGTCACCGGGTTTGCGTTCGATGATTACAGCAAGGTGCAACAATTCATCGATACCGTTTCCGGTGGTACCGGGGCGAACAATCGCGGAATGGCCGTACATGGACCGATCGTGTTGAAGGCTGTCTTTGACATTCCGGCTTCCGAAATCCAGGACACCTACATCAACATGGACGGGTGGGGCAAG GGCTTTATATTCATCAACGGCTTCAATCTGGGACGCTACTGGCCAGTTGTTGGACCGCAGGTTACGACTTACCTGCCGAAGGAGCTGCTCAAGCCAACCGGCAACACCATCGTGGTGGTCGAACAGCAAAAGGTGCCCTCCGATCGGATGCTGCACTTCTCCGCAACGGCAATCCTCGACGAAGCGTAA
- the LOC118505563 gene encoding beta-galactosidase-like isoform X1, with the protein MIRRTKLLGVCGVVLVVVLALTLGLVFGLQSDDDGGDEAERSFTIDYERDTFVMDGKDFRYVAGSFHYFRALPETWRTKLRTLRAGGLNAVDLYVQWSLHNPRDGVYNWEGIANVTDIIEAAIEEDLYVILRPGPYICAEIDNGGLPYWLFNKYPGIAVRTSDANYMEEVRKWYGELMSRMAPYMYGNGGPIIMVQIENEYGAFGKCDKPYLNFLKQETERYVQDRAVLFTVDRPYDDEIGCGQIDGVFITTDFGLMTDEEVDTHAAKVRSYQPKGPLVNTEFYTGWLTHWQESNQRRPAQPLAATLRKMLRDGWNVDFYMYFGGTNFGFWAGANDWGLGKYMADITSYDYDAPMDEAGDPTMKYTIFRDIIGEYLPLAVMPIPDPAPKMTLEAIPLTVVDSILSERGRSMLGVEASNKDGRLLTFEELNQNSGFVLYETTLPKLTRDPNRLTINGLHDRAQVYLDQFLAGTLARENAIDTLPITAGYGSELAILVENQGRINFDILDDYKGILGNVTIQTFAEPYTMELEQWKVTGFAFDDYSKVQQFIDTVSGGTGANNRGMAVHGPIVLKAVFDIPASEIQDTYINMDGWGKGFIFINGFNLGRYWPVVGPQVTTYLPKELLKPTGNTIVVVEQQKVPSDRMLHFSATAILDEA; encoded by the exons CAAAGCTGCTTGGTGTCTGTGGTGTGGTGCTTGTTGTTGTCCTGGCCCTGACGCTAGGGCTGGTGTTCGGGCTGCAGAGCGATGACGACGGCGGAGATGAA GCTGAACGATCCTTCACGATCGACTATGAGCGGGACACGTTCGTGATGGACGGTAAGGACTTCCGGTACGTAGCGGGCTCGTTCCACTACTTCCGTGCGTTACCCGAAACGTGGCGTACGAAGCTGCGCACGTTGCGTGCCGGTGGGTTGAATGCGGTCGATCTGTACGTACAGTGGTCGCTGCACAATCCCCGCGATGGAGTGTACAACTGGGAAGGCATCGCGAACGTGACCGACATTATTGAGGCTGCCATTGAGGAGGATCTGTACGTGATCCTCCGTCCAGGCCCATACATCTGTGCCGAAATCGATAAC GGTGGTCTACCGTACTGGCTGTTCAATAAGTACCCGGGCATTGCCGTGCGTACCAGCGACGCCAACTACATGGAGGAGGTTCGCAAGTGGTACGGCGAGCTGATGAGTCGTATGGCACCGTACATGTACGGCAACGGTGGACCGATCATTATGGTGCAGATCGAAAATGAATATGGTGCGTTCGGCAAGTGCGACAAGCCGTACCTCAACTTCCTGAAGCAGGAAACCGAACGTTACGTACAGGACAGAGCGGTGCTGTTCACGGTCGATCGTCCCTATGACGATGAGATCGGCTGTGGCCAGATTGACGGTGTGTTCATCACGACCGACTTTGGACTGATGACGGATGAGGAGGTCGACACACACGCAGCAAAGGTGCGCTCGTACCAACCGAAGGGACCGCTGGTCAACACCGAATTCTACACCGGCTGGCTTACGCACTGGCAGGAATCGAACCAGCGCCGTCCGGCACAGCCACTTGCCGCTACCCTGCGCAAGATGTTGCGCGATGGGTGGAACGTTGATTTCTACATGTACTTCGGTGGCACCAACTTTGGGTTCTGGGCTGGCGCTAACGATTGGGGGCTGGGCAAGTACATGGCGGATATTACCTCCTACGATTACGATGCGCCCATGGATGAAGCCGGAGATCCTACGATGAAGTACACCATCTTCCGGGATATAATTGGAGAG TACCTACCGCTAGCTGTCATGCCGATTCCGGATCCCGCACCCAAGATGACACTTGAAGCCATCCCGCTTACCGTGGTTGATTCGATCCTTTCCGAGCGTGGACGTTCGATGCTCGGCGTCGAGGCATCCAACAAGGATGGACGTCTGCTCACGTTCGAAGAGCTCAACCAGAACTCCGGTTTCGTGCTGTACGAAACGACTCTGCCGAAGCTGACACGTGATCCCAATAGGCTCACTATCAACGGCTTGCACGATAGGGCACAAGTTTATTTGGACCAG TTCCTCGCCGGTACGTTGGCTAGAGAGAACGCTATCGATACGCTTCCCATTACGGCTGGTTACGGTTCGGAGTTGGCTATTCTTGTTGAGAACCAGGGACGCATCAACTTCGACATCCTCGACGACTATAAG GGTATTCTGGGCAATGTCACCATTCAAACGTTTGCCGAACCGTACACGATGGAGCTGGAACAGTGGAAAGTCACCGGGTTTGCGTTCGATGATTACAGCAAGGTGCAACAATTCATCGATACCGTTTCCGGTGGTACCGGGGCGAACAATCGCGGAATGGCCGTACATGGACCGATCGTGTTGAAGGCTGTCTTTGACATTCCGGCTTCCGAAATCCAGGACACCTACATCAACATGGACGGGTGGGGCAAG GGCTTTATATTCATCAACGGCTTCAATCTGGGACGCTACTGGCCAGTTGTTGGACCGCAGGTTACGACTTACCTGCCGAAGGAGCTGCTCAAGCCAACCGGCAACACCATCGTGGTGGTCGAACAGCAAAAGGTGCCCTCCGATCGGATGCTGCACTTCTCCGCAACGGCAATCCTCGACGAAGCGTAA
- the LOC118505563 gene encoding beta-galactosidase-like isoform X2: MLICVGRRSIRLSHLPGGSPVQRTTPRANATMAERSFTIDYERDTFVMDGKDFRYVAGSFHYFRALPETWRTKLRTLRAGGLNAVDLYVQWSLHNPRDGVYNWEGIANVTDIIEAAIEEDLYVILRPGPYICAEIDNGGLPYWLFNKYPGIAVRTSDANYMEEVRKWYGELMSRMAPYMYGNGGPIIMVQIENEYGAFGKCDKPYLNFLKQETERYVQDRAVLFTVDRPYDDEIGCGQIDGVFITTDFGLMTDEEVDTHAAKVRSYQPKGPLVNTEFYTGWLTHWQESNQRRPAQPLAATLRKMLRDGWNVDFYMYFGGTNFGFWAGANDWGLGKYMADITSYDYDAPMDEAGDPTMKYTIFRDIIGEYLPLAVMPIPDPAPKMTLEAIPLTVVDSILSERGRSMLGVEASNKDGRLLTFEELNQNSGFVLYETTLPKLTRDPNRLTINGLHDRAQVYLDQFLAGTLARENAIDTLPITAGYGSELAILVENQGRINFDILDDYKGILGNVTIQTFAEPYTMELEQWKVTGFAFDDYSKVQQFIDTVSGGTGANNRGMAVHGPIVLKAVFDIPASEIQDTYINMDGWGKGFIFINGFNLGRYWPVVGPQVTTYLPKELLKPTGNTIVVVEQQKVPSDRMLHFSATAILDEA; this comes from the exons GCTGAACGATCCTTCACGATCGACTATGAGCGGGACACGTTCGTGATGGACGGTAAGGACTTCCGGTACGTAGCGGGCTCGTTCCACTACTTCCGTGCGTTACCCGAAACGTGGCGTACGAAGCTGCGCACGTTGCGTGCCGGTGGGTTGAATGCGGTCGATCTGTACGTACAGTGGTCGCTGCACAATCCCCGCGATGGAGTGTACAACTGGGAAGGCATCGCGAACGTGACCGACATTATTGAGGCTGCCATTGAGGAGGATCTGTACGTGATCCTCCGTCCAGGCCCATACATCTGTGCCGAAATCGATAAC GGTGGTCTACCGTACTGGCTGTTCAATAAGTACCCGGGCATTGCCGTGCGTACCAGCGACGCCAACTACATGGAGGAGGTTCGCAAGTGGTACGGCGAGCTGATGAGTCGTATGGCACCGTACATGTACGGCAACGGTGGACCGATCATTATGGTGCAGATCGAAAATGAATATGGTGCGTTCGGCAAGTGCGACAAGCCGTACCTCAACTTCCTGAAGCAGGAAACCGAACGTTACGTACAGGACAGAGCGGTGCTGTTCACGGTCGATCGTCCCTATGACGATGAGATCGGCTGTGGCCAGATTGACGGTGTGTTCATCACGACCGACTTTGGACTGATGACGGATGAGGAGGTCGACACACACGCAGCAAAGGTGCGCTCGTACCAACCGAAGGGACCGCTGGTCAACACCGAATTCTACACCGGCTGGCTTACGCACTGGCAGGAATCGAACCAGCGCCGTCCGGCACAGCCACTTGCCGCTACCCTGCGCAAGATGTTGCGCGATGGGTGGAACGTTGATTTCTACATGTACTTCGGTGGCACCAACTTTGGGTTCTGGGCTGGCGCTAACGATTGGGGGCTGGGCAAGTACATGGCGGATATTACCTCCTACGATTACGATGCGCCCATGGATGAAGCCGGAGATCCTACGATGAAGTACACCATCTTCCGGGATATAATTGGAGAG TACCTACCGCTAGCTGTCATGCCGATTCCGGATCCCGCACCCAAGATGACACTTGAAGCCATCCCGCTTACCGTGGTTGATTCGATCCTTTCCGAGCGTGGACGTTCGATGCTCGGCGTCGAGGCATCCAACAAGGATGGACGTCTGCTCACGTTCGAAGAGCTCAACCAGAACTCCGGTTTCGTGCTGTACGAAACGACTCTGCCGAAGCTGACACGTGATCCCAATAGGCTCACTATCAACGGCTTGCACGATAGGGCACAAGTTTATTTGGACCAG TTCCTCGCCGGTACGTTGGCTAGAGAGAACGCTATCGATACGCTTCCCATTACGGCTGGTTACGGTTCGGAGTTGGCTATTCTTGTTGAGAACCAGGGACGCATCAACTTCGACATCCTCGACGACTATAAG GGTATTCTGGGCAATGTCACCATTCAAACGTTTGCCGAACCGTACACGATGGAGCTGGAACAGTGGAAAGTCACCGGGTTTGCGTTCGATGATTACAGCAAGGTGCAACAATTCATCGATACCGTTTCCGGTGGTACCGGGGCGAACAATCGCGGAATGGCCGTACATGGACCGATCGTGTTGAAGGCTGTCTTTGACATTCCGGCTTCCGAAATCCAGGACACCTACATCAACATGGACGGGTGGGGCAAG GGCTTTATATTCATCAACGGCTTCAATCTGGGACGCTACTGGCCAGTTGTTGGACCGCAGGTTACGACTTACCTGCCGAAGGAGCTGCTCAAGCCAACCGGCAACACCATCGTGGTGGTCGAACAGCAAAAGGTGCCCTCCGATCGGATGCTGCACTTCTCCGCAACGGCAATCCTCGACGAAGCGTAA